A region of Etheostoma cragini isolate CJK2018 chromosome 2, CSU_Ecrag_1.0, whole genome shotgun sequence DNA encodes the following proteins:
- the soul5l gene encoding uncharacterized protein soul5l, translated as MAGGQDTHGAGTMAFISAVAFLALVVSAEGSVGPSTNTSFCTESKECLEYQLVCKTDEYEVRHYSPTRWVTTDAEAYFMGVGAAMAFRRLFQYITGANEGGIQMEMTAPVLVKIPEDTKMWEPAIYTLNFPLPAAYQEKPPTPTNEKLYFTEMPEMDVYVRSYGGWMLSVTSRLHAHLLTKELGRVRASYNHTYHYGVGYDSPLKLLNRHNEVWYVAEGELVCTDPQEPTPAHTPRLTQTNSPPDSPSDPLPHTLSDSPALPPSNLSSYAKSNSSSQMPSDTPSLPPSNAPPSPSNLPADATFSHPPTSSQILLDPTTNSSTPAAVNPSREPQSDAALWNSTAHSSLDTQADSNPVTELDNSH; from the exons ATGGCAGGTGGACAGGACACACACGGGGCCGGGACAAT GGCTTTCATCTCAGCCGTGGCGTTTTTGGCTCTAGTGGTCTCTGCCGAAGGAAGTGTTGG ACCGAGTACCAACACCAGCTTTTGCACTGAGTCAAAGGAATGTCTGGAATATCAGCTGGTCTGCAAAACAGATGAATATGAG GTACGACACTACAGCCCCACTCGCTGGGTTACAACCGATGCTGAAGCCTATTTCATGGGCGTGGGTGCAGCCATGGCCTTCAGGAGACTGTTCCAGTACATCACTGGAGCCAATGAAGGAG gcatcCAGATGGAGATGACAGCCCCTGTCCTGGTCAAAATCCCAGAAGATACCAAGATGTGGGAGCCGGCTATCTACACGCTCAACTTCCCGCTGCCGGCAGCCTATCAGGAGAAGCCTCCCACGCCCACTAATGAAAAG CTGTATTTCACCGAGATGCCAGAGATGGATGTCTACGTGAGGAGTTATGGAGGCTGGATGCTGTCAGTCACTTCCAGGCTTCACGCTCACCTGCTGACCAAAGAACTGGGGAGAGTTCGAGCTTCCTACAACCACACTTACCACTATGGAGTCGGCTATGACAG tcCCTTGAAGCTGTTGAACAGGCACAATGAGGTGTGGTATGTGGCCGAGGGGGAGCTAGTTTGCACGGATCCGCAGGAGCCGACCCCAGCGCACACACCCCGGCTGACTCAGACCAACTCCCCCCCAGACTCTCCGTCCGACCCTCTCCCACACACGCTCTCTGATTCTCCCGCACTCCCTCCCTCCAACCTATCCTCATATGCCAAATCCAACTCTTCTTCACAAATGCCCTCTGACACACCATCTCTCCCCCCATCTAATGCTCCACCTAGTCCTTCCAACCTGCCCGCTGACGCCACATTCAGCCATCCCCCTACCTCCTCCCAGATcctgctggaccccacaaccaACTCTTCCACCCCCGCCGCTGTGAACCCGTCCCGGGAGCCCCAGTCTGATGCCGCCCTGTGGAACAGCACAGCCCACAGCTCTCTGGATACACAAGCTGACAGTAACCCTGTGACCGAGTTAGACAACTCTCACTAG